A single window of Doryrhamphus excisus isolate RoL2022-K1 chromosome 5, RoL_Dexc_1.0, whole genome shotgun sequence DNA harbors:
- the cyfip1 gene encoding cytoplasmic FMR1-interacting protein 1 homolog, which produces MTSTVTLEDALSNVDLLEELPLPDQQPCIEPLPSSVMYQPNFNTNFEDRNAFVTGIARYIEQATVHSSMNEMLEEGQEYAIMLYTWRSCSRAIPQVKCNEQPNRVEIYEKTVEVLEPEVTKLMNFMYFQRTAIDRFCGEVRRLCHTERRKDFVSEAYLLTLGKFINMFAVLDELKNMKCSVKNDHSAYKRAAQFLRKMSEPSSIQESQNLSMFLANHNKITQSLQQQLEVINGYEELLADIVNLCVDYYENKMYLTPGEKHMLLKVMGFGLYLMDGNSSNIYKLDAKKRINLTKIDKFFKQLQVVPLFGDMQIELSRYIKTSAHFEENKSRWTCTSISSSPQYNICEQMIQIREDHMRFISELARYSNSEVVTGSGRQEAQKTDMEYRKLFDLALQGMQLLSQWSAHVMEVYSWKLVHPTDKYSNKECPDNAEEYERATRYNYTSEEKFALVEVIAMIKGLQVLMGRMESVFNHAIRHTIYSALQDFSQVTLRDPLRQAIKKKKNVVQSVLQAIRKTVCDWETGREPHNDPALRGEKDPKGGFDIKVPRRAVGPSSTQLYMVRTMLESLIADKSGSKKTLRSSLEGPTILDIEKFHRESFFYTHLLNFSETLQHCCDLSQLWFREFFLELTMGRRIQFPIEMSMPWILTDHILETKESSMMEYVLYPLDLYNDSAHYALTKFKKQFLYDEIEAEVNLCFDQFVYKLADQIFAYYKILAGSLLLDKRLRADCKNQGANIPWPASNRYETLLKQRHVQLLGRSIDLNRLITQRVSAALYKSLELAINRFESEDLTSIMELEGLLEINRMTHKLLCKFLTLDSFDAMFREANHNVSAPYGRITLHVFWELNYDFLPNYCYNGSTNRFVRTVLPFSQEFQRDKPPNAQPQYLYGSKTLNLAYSSIFSCYRNFVGPPHIKVMCRLLGYQGIAVVMEELLKVVKSLLQGTIMQYVKTLMEVMPKICRLPRHEYGSPGILEFFHHQLKDIVEYAELKTVCFQNLREVGNALLFCLLSEQSLSQEEVCDLLHAAPFQNILPRVHVKEGERLDAKMKRLEAKYTALHMVPLIERLGTPQQIAIAREGDLLTKERLCCGLSMFEVILARVRGFLDDPIWRGPLPSNGVMHVDECVEFHRLWSAMQFVYCIPVGAHEFTVEQCFGDGLHWAGCMIIALLGQQRRFDILDFSYHLLKVQKHDGKDEVIKSVPLKKMVDRIRKFQVLNNEIFAILNKYLKSGDGENMPVEHVRCFQPPIHQSLASS; this is translated from the exons ATGACATCCACCGTCACTTTAGAGGATGCTCTCTCCAACGTGGACCTGCTGGAGGAGCTGCCGCTGCCAGACCAGCAGCCATGCATCGAGCCCCTCCCCTCCTCGGTCATGTACCAG CCCAACTTCAACACCAACTTTGAAGACCGCAACGCCTTTGTCACGGGCATCGCCAGATACATTGAGCAGGCGACCGTCCACTCCAGCATG AATGAAATGCTGGAGGAGGGGCAGGAGTACGCAATCATGCTCTACACCTGGAGGAGTTGCTCACGTGCAATACCCCAG GTGAAATGCAACGAGCAGCCCAACAGGGTGGAGATCTACGAGAAGaccgtggaggtgctggagcctgaaGTCACCAAGCTGATGAACTTCATGTATTTCCAG CGCACCGCCATCGACCGCTTTTGCGGCGAGGTCCGCCGTCTTTGTCACACGGAGCGGCGGAAGGACTTTGTATCCGAAGCGTACCTCCTGACCCTGGGGAAGTTCATCAACATGTTTGCTGTCCTCGACGAACTGAAGAACATGAAGTGTAGCGTCAAGAATGACCACTCTGCTTACAAGCG TGCTGCTCAGTTCCTCCGAAAAATGTCTGAGCCCTCATCCATTCAGGAGTCTCAGAACCTGTCCATGTTCCTGGCAAACCACAACAAGATCACTCAG TCCTTGCAGCAGCAGCTGGAGGTGATCAACGGCTACGAGGAGCTGCTGGCCGACATCGTCAACCTGTGCGTGGACTACTACGAGAACAAGATGTACCTCACCCCTGGCGAGAAACACATGCTGCTCAAA GTCATGGGCTTTGGCTTGTACCTCATGGATGGAAACAGCAGCAACATCTACAAGCTGGATGCCAAGAAGAGAATCAACTTGACCAAGATTGACAAGTTCTTCAAG CAACTCCAGGTGGTTCCTCTGTTCGGCGACATGCAGATCGAGTTGTCTAGGTACATCAAGACCAGTGCTCACTTTGAAGAGAACAAGTCCAG ATGGACGTGTACGTCTATATCCAGCAGCCCCCAGTACAACATCTGTGAGCAGATGATTCAGATCCGTGAGGACCATATGCGCTTCATCTCAGAGCTGGCCCGCTACAGTAACAGCGAG GTGGTGACTGGGTCAGGGCGTCAGGAGGCCCAGAAGACGGACATGGAATACAGGAAGCTGTTTGACTTGGCGCTGCAGGGCATGCAGCTTCTCTCGCAGTGGAGCGCTCACGTCATGGAAGTG TACTCCTGGAAACTGGTGCATCCCACAGACAAGTACTCCAACAAGGAATGCCCTGACAACGCTGAGGAATACGAGCGTGCCACCCGCTACAACTACACCAGCGAGGAGAAGTTTGCCCTGGTGGAG GTGATCGCCATGATAAAGGGGCTGCAGGTGCTGATGGGCCGCATGGAGAGCGTCTTCAACCACGCCATCCGTCACACCATTTATTCAGCCCTGCAGGACTTCTCCCAGGTGACACTGCGCGACCCGCTGCGCCAGGccatcaagaagaagaagaacgtcgTCCAGAG TGTCCTCCAGGCCATCCGGAAGACGGTGTGCGACTGGGAGACGGGTCGGGAACCGCACAACGACCCGGCCCTCCGCGGGGAAAAGGACCCCAAGGGTGGATTTGACATCAAGGTTCCTCGAAGAGCCGTGGGACCCTCCAGCACTCAG CTCTACATGGTGAGGACCATGCTGGAGTCCCTCATTGCAGACAAAAGCGGCTCCAAGAAGACCCTTCGCAGCAGTCTGGAGGGCCCCACCATCCTGGACATCGAGAAATTTCATCGGGAATCCTTCTTTTACACCCACCTGCTGAACTTCAGTG AAACCTTGCAGCACTGTTGCGACCTCTCCCAGCTGTGGTTCAGGGAATTCTTCCTGGAGCTCACCATGGGCCGCAGGATCCAGTTCCCCATTGAGATGTCCATGCCCTGGATCCTCACAGACCACATCCTGGAGACCAAGGAGTCGTCAATGATGGA GTATGTACTGTACCCGCTGGATTTGTACAACGACAGTGCGCACTATGCCTTGACCAAGTTTAAGAAGCAGTTCCTGTACGACGAAATTGAGGCCGAG GTGAACTTGTGCTTCGATCAGTTTGTCTACAAGCTGGCTGATCAGATCTTTGCCTACTACAAGATCCTCGCTGGAAG TCTCCTGCTGGACAAACGTTTGAGGGCTGACTGTAAGAACCAGGGAGCCAACATTCCCTGGCCGGCCTCCAACCGCTACGAGACACTGCTGAAGCAGCGCCACGTCCAG CTCCTCGGACGATCCATTGACCTGAACAGGCTCATCACTCAGAGGGTCTCGGCCGCGTTGTACAAGTCTCTTGAGCTGGCCATCAACCGCTTTGAGAGCGAGGACCTCACATCCATCATG GAACTGGAAGGTCTTCTGGAGATCAACCGTATGACACACAAGCTCCTCTGTAAGTTCCTGACGTTGGACAGCTTTGATGCCATGTTCCGTGAGGCCAACCACAATGTGTCGGCGCCCTACGGTCGCATCACGCTACACGTCTTCTGGGAGCTCAACTACGACTTCCTGCCCAACTACTGCTACAACGGCTCCACCAACAG GTTTGTGCGCACCGTCCTGCCCTTTTCCCAGGAGTTTCAGAGGGACAAGCCACCCAACGCTCAACCCCAGTACCTCTACGGATCAAAG ACCCTGAACCTGGCCTACAGCAGCATCTTCAGCTGCTACAGGAACTTTGTGGGCCCGCCCCACATCAAGGTGATGTGCAGGCTGCTGGGCTACCAGGGCATCGCTGTGGTGATGGAGGAGCTGCTGAAGGTGGTGAAAAGCCTG CTCCAGGGCACCATCATGCAGTACGTGAAGACCCTGATGGAGGTGATGCCCAAGATCTGTCGCCTCCCTCGCCATGAGTACGGCTCACCAG GGATCCTGGAGTTCTTCCACCACCAGCTGAAGGACATCGTGGAGTACGCCGAGCTAAAGACGGTCTGCTTCCAGAACCTGAGGGAGGTCGGCAACGCTCTCCTCTTCTGCCTGCTCAGCGAGCAAAGTCTG TCGCAGGAAGAAGTGTGTGATCTTCTGCACGCTGCCCCGTTCCAGAACATTCTACCCAGGGTCCACGTGAAAG AAGGCGAGCGTCTTGACGCCAAGATGAAGCGGCTGGAGGCCAAGTACACGGCGCTGCACATGGTTCCGCTCATCGAGCGCCTCGGCACGCCGCAG CAAATCGCCATCGCTCGTGAAGGCGACCTCCTGACCAAAGAGAGGCTGTGCTGCGGCCTGTCCATGTTCGAGGTGATCCTAGCACGCGTCCGCGGCTTCCTGGACGATCCCATCTGGCGGGGGCCCTTGCCCAGCAACGGCGTGATGCATGTGGACGAGTGCGTGGAGTTCCACCGCCTGTGGAGCGCCATGCAGTTCGTTTACTGCATCCCTGTAGGAGCGCACGAGTTCACCGTGGA GCAGTGCTTTGGAGACGGCCTCCACTGGGCCGGCTGCATGATCATCGCCCTCCTGGGACAGCAGAGGCGTTTTGATATCCTGGACTTCAGCTACCACCTCCTCAAGGTGCAGAAACACGACGGCAAGGACGAGGTCATCAAGAGCGTG CCCCTGAAGAAGATGGTGGACAGGATCCGCAAATTCCAGGTCCTCAACAACGAAATCTTTGCAATCCTAAATAAGTACCTGAAATCCGGGGACGGAGAAAACATGCCGGTGGAGCACGTGCGATGCTTCCAGCCGCCCATACACCAGTCGCTGGCCAGCAGCTGA
- the LOC131130071 gene encoding fibronectin type III domain-containing protein 9 — MAITVYNISSTSARVSWPPSPACLDTFYSVMYDPNWNSLLMGFKRKSFMHEERIPVSQTTAHLANLLPQTTYFLCVTCQAANPVRDQCQVFVTLSDSSEAQDRAGWEMAKGVWLTCCVLLLVIAAILLWGCLHTTCAVPGQGSDSRPAVTNVVGGDHLASGRLYTPRGSCDNGAKRGAVMHTPLLSAHAAKRDHELRTLAKLSGSEPA; from the coding sequence ATGGCGATCACAGTTTACAACATCTCGTCCACCTCCGCCCGAGTGAGCTGGCCTCCATCCCCCGCCTGCCTGGACACCTTCTACAGCGTCATGTACGACCCCAACTGGAACAGCCTCCTGATGGGCTTCAAGCGCAAGAGCTTCATGCACGAGGAGCGCATCCCCGTCAGCCAGACCACCGCCCACTTGGCCAACCTCCTGCCACAGACCACCTACTTCCTGTGTGTCACGTGTCAGGCCGCCAATCCGGTCCGGGACCAGTGTCAGGTTTTTGTCACTCTAAGCGACAGCAGTGAGGCGCAAGACCGAGCCGGCTGGGAGATGGCAAAAGGGGTGTGGCTGACCTGCTGCGTTTTGCTCCTGGTCATTGCCGCTATCCTGCTGTGGGGGTGTTTGCACACCACCTGCGCCGTCCCCGGCCAGGGCTCTGACAGCCGTCCGGCGGTGACCAACGTGGTCGGCGGAGATCACCTTGCATCCGGGCGCCTCTACACGCCTCGAGGCAGCTGCGATAACGGCGCCAAAAGGGGTGCGGTCATGCATACGCCGCTCCTCTCGGCGCACGCCGCCAAACGAGATCATGAGCTGAGGACGCTGGCTAAGCTGTCTGGAAGCGAGCCAGCATGA